In Psychrobacter sp. P11G3, a single genomic region encodes these proteins:
- the hisC gene encoding histidinol-phosphate transaminase, giving the protein MSESKTDTRLWSSKARNLSPYVPGEQPQHDNLCKLNTNENPFPPSPKVGEAIAKVLEQQADELRLYPAPESNDLRAALAQSYNLDINQVFVGNGSDEVLALVFASFFLKERPLLSPDIGYSFYPVYAQTFGVELVQIPLEEDFSIDPDAYRQPCSGIIIANPNAPTGLLLSLADIRKLASEHSNAVIVIDEAYIDFAQIDESNADAPVSAVSLINECDNVIVTQTFSKSRSLAGLRVGMAFGNASLIEALTRMKNSFNSYPLDKLAQVGATASVLDTEYFEQTRQQVIDLRTSLTAELTTLGYKVLPSHANFVFARPKDGDASAVASALREQGIIVRHFDKPRIAEYLRITIGTAEQNNRLIDALKALQVDASVAAE; this is encoded by the coding sequence ATGAGTGAGTCAAAGACAGACACCAGACTGTGGTCGTCTAAAGCGCGCAACTTGTCACCTTATGTTCCAGGTGAGCAGCCGCAACACGACAATCTATGCAAACTAAATACCAATGAAAACCCATTTCCACCCTCGCCAAAAGTAGGGGAGGCTATTGCCAAGGTTTTGGAACAGCAAGCTGATGAGTTACGTTTGTATCCTGCTCCTGAATCTAATGACCTACGTGCTGCATTGGCACAGTCATACAACCTTGATATCAATCAAGTATTTGTCGGTAATGGTTCGGACGAAGTCTTGGCTTTAGTCTTTGCTAGTTTCTTTTTAAAAGAGCGTCCGCTACTATCACCTGATATTGGTTATAGTTTTTATCCTGTATATGCGCAGACGTTCGGTGTGGAGCTCGTACAGATTCCTCTAGAAGAAGATTTTAGCATTGACCCTGATGCTTATCGTCAGCCTTGTAGCGGTATTATCATCGCCAACCCTAATGCGCCAACGGGCTTGCTATTATCACTTGCTGATATTCGTAAACTTGCGAGTGAGCATTCTAATGCTGTCATTGTAATTGATGAGGCGTATATCGATTTTGCTCAGATAGATGAAAGCAATGCAGATGCTCCAGTCTCAGCGGTGAGTTTAATCAATGAGTGTGATAACGTTATCGTGACCCAAACCTTTTCAAAATCACGCTCGCTTGCTGGATTGCGGGTTGGTATGGCCTTTGGCAATGCATCATTGATTGAAGCACTAACACGTATGAAAAATAGCTTTAACAGTTATCCATTGGATAAGTTGGCTCAGGTTGGGGCGACTGCGAGTGTGTTAGATACTGAATACTTTGAGCAAACCCGTCAGCAAGTCATTGATTTACGTACGTCGCTAACAGCAGAGTTGACGACATTGGGCTATAAGGTCCTACCGTCACATGCCAACTTCGTATTTGCTCGTCCAAAAGATGGCGATGCAAGTGCTGTCGCGAGTGCGTTACGTGAGCAGGGTATTATCGTTCGCCATTTTGATAAGCCGCGTATTGCAGAGTACTTGCGTATTACTATCGGTACGGCAGAGCAGAACAACCGTTTGATTGATGCTCTAAAAGCCTTGCAAGTCGATGCTAGCGTTGCTGCTGAATAA
- the hisD gene encoding histidinol dehydrogenase, which produces MRQLSTQDADFDSQLTQLLAFETVNDAELLHTVDDIIAQVRADGDNVVLALTQQFDQHPATSMQELELSKEALAEAFANLDEKVKTALTTAATRVQTFHERQVQETWQYEDELGNRLGQKVTPLDRVGIYVPGGLASYPSSVLMNAIPAKVAGVTEVIMVVPAPKGVLNPLVLAAAHLAQVDRVFTIGGAQAVAALAYGTETIPAVDKITGPGNKYVAAAKRAVFGQVGIDMIAGPSEVLVYAEGEAQDRADWLAMDLLSQAEHDRIAQAIFVTTSEEQLNEVALEIEKALAELPKADIARDSLQNRGALILVKDRSEGMALINRIAPEHLELSVDNPDALLSDIRHAGAIFMGRHTPEAIGDYCAGPNHVLPTSGTARFSSPLGVYDFQKKSSIIYCSESGSKPLAETADILAQREDLEAHARSARYRYQ; this is translated from the coding sequence ATGCGCCAGTTAAGTACCCAAGATGCCGATTTTGATAGTCAATTGACACAGTTGCTTGCCTTTGAAACAGTCAATGATGCCGAACTACTACATACCGTCGATGATATCATCGCGCAAGTACGTGCTGATGGTGATAACGTCGTGTTGGCATTGACCCAACAGTTTGACCAGCATCCAGCAACGTCGATGCAAGAGTTAGAGTTGTCTAAAGAAGCGCTTGCTGAAGCGTTTGCCAATCTTGATGAAAAAGTAAAGACAGCGTTGACCACAGCCGCAACTCGGGTACAGACATTCCATGAGCGCCAAGTACAAGAAACATGGCAGTATGAAGACGAGCTAGGCAACCGATTGGGTCAAAAAGTCACGCCACTTGATCGCGTTGGGATTTATGTACCGGGCGGTCTGGCTTCTTATCCTTCTTCAGTATTGATGAATGCCATTCCTGCTAAGGTAGCTGGCGTCACTGAAGTTATCATGGTTGTACCAGCGCCTAAAGGTGTGCTTAATCCGTTAGTATTGGCAGCGGCCCATCTGGCCCAAGTCGATCGCGTCTTCACTATTGGTGGTGCTCAAGCAGTAGCAGCCTTGGCCTATGGCACTGAGACGATTCCAGCCGTGGACAAAATCACAGGACCAGGTAATAAGTATGTTGCAGCAGCCAAACGCGCGGTATTTGGTCAAGTTGGCATCGATATGATTGCTGGACCTTCAGAAGTATTAGTATATGCAGAAGGCGAAGCACAAGATAGAGCGGACTGGCTAGCGATGGATCTGTTGTCACAAGCTGAGCATGATCGTATTGCACAAGCTATCTTTGTGACGACTAGCGAAGAGCAGCTCAACGAAGTAGCGTTAGAGATAGAAAAAGCATTGGCTGAACTGCCAAAAGCAGATATCGCGCGTGACTCCTTGCAGAACCGCGGTGCACTGATTTTGGTAAAAGATCGTAGCGAAGGTATGGCACTTATCAATCGTATCGCTCCTGAGCATTTAGAGTTATCTGTTGATAATCCTGACGCACTATTGAGTGATATTCGTCATGCCGGCGCTATTTTTATGGGTCGTCATACGCCCGAAGCTATTGGGGATTACTGTGCAGGGCCAAATCATGTACTGCCAACATCAGGTACGGCGCGCTTTTCTTCACCGTTAGGTGTGTACGATTTTCAAAAGAAATCATCCATCATTTATTGTAGTGAATCTGGCAGCAAGCCTCTGGCTGAGACAGCTGATATTTTAGCGCAGCGTGAGGACTTAGAAGCCCATGCGCGTTCAGCTCGTTATCGTTATCAGTAA
- the hisG gene encoding ATP phosphoribosyltransferase, translating into MTETSKSLPASGLLNEVNDEFSGLTLALSKGRILEETMPLLRAAGVDLLEDPEASRKLIFPTSNPNVRVLILRASDVPTYVEHGAADFGVAGKDVLLEHGANHVYELLDLQIAQCKLMTAGVKDAPLPNRRLRIATKYVNVARAYFASQGQQVDVIKLYGSMELAPLVGLGDLIVDVVDTGNTLRANGLEARDHICDVSSRLIVNQVSYKRKFALLEPILDSFKNSIANG; encoded by the coding sequence ATGACTGAGACAAGCAAATCTTTACCAGCCAGCGGTTTATTAAACGAAGTAAACGATGAGTTTTCAGGTCTAACCTTAGCTTTATCAAAAGGCCGCATTCTAGAAGAGACCATGCCACTGCTACGTGCAGCTGGCGTTGATCTTTTAGAAGATCCTGAAGCGTCACGTAAACTTATTTTTCCAACCTCAAATCCAAATGTGCGTGTATTGATCTTGCGTGCCAGCGACGTGCCGACCTATGTCGAACATGGCGCTGCTGACTTTGGGGTGGCAGGTAAAGATGTGCTGCTTGAGCATGGTGCCAATCATGTTTATGAATTGCTCGATTTGCAGATTGCTCAGTGTAAACTGATGACTGCGGGTGTGAAAGATGCACCGCTGCCAAATCGTCGTCTGCGTATCGCGACCAAATATGTCAATGTCGCTCGTGCTTATTTTGCAAGCCAAGGTCAGCAGGTTGATGTCATCAAGCTTTACGGTTCGATGGAGCTTGCGCCATTGGTTGGCTTGGGCGATCTGATTGTCGATGTGGTCGACACAGGTAACACACTACGCGCCAATGGGCTTGAAGCACGCGATCATATTTGTGATGTTTCCTCACGTCTGATTGTCAATCAAGTCAGCTATAAGCGCAAATTTGCATTACTAGAACCAATCTTAGATAGCTTTAAAAATAGTATCGCCAATGGCTAA
- the murA gene encoding UDP-N-acetylglucosamine 1-carboxyvinyltransferase translates to MDQFLITGSSRIAGEVTISGAKNAALPLLAAMILAETPTTLHNVPSLQDVRTLIELIGGMGIKIQKQDDTVTCDTKSIDNFYAPYDLVKTMRASILVLGPLLARFGEAEVSLPGGCAIGSRPVDQHLKAFEAMGAAISVENGYVKAQAPKGGKLLGCNFSFDMITVGGTENVIMAAALAKGTTVLGNCALEPEVVDLANMLVAMGAKISGIGTSTMTIEGVERLHGCEYSVVPDRIETGSYLAGALMTRGDVLTKKTSALLLTPVLEKFEDMGATITSGDDWIRAQMKGRPKAVDIRTQPHPGFPTDMQAQLMAIACLADGTSTFIENIFENRYMHVPELNRLGASIQVDGHTAVVRGVENFTAAPVMATDLRASMSLVMAAATAEGESLIDRIYHIDRGYEHVEDKLRSLGVNIERINTNA, encoded by the coding sequence ATGGATCAATTTTTAATCACTGGTAGTAGTCGTATCGCAGGGGAAGTCACCATCTCAGGCGCCAAAAATGCCGCTTTGCCGTTACTCGCAGCTATGATATTGGCTGAGACTCCAACGACACTGCATAACGTGCCGTCACTACAAGACGTGCGAACGTTGATTGAATTGATCGGTGGCATGGGTATCAAAATCCAGAAGCAAGATGATACGGTCACTTGCGATACCAAGAGTATCGATAATTTTTATGCCCCGTATGATTTGGTCAAAACCATGCGCGCGTCAATCTTGGTGCTAGGGCCGTTACTTGCACGTTTTGGCGAAGCCGAAGTCTCATTGCCAGGTGGCTGCGCGATTGGTTCACGCCCTGTTGATCAGCATCTAAAAGCTTTTGAAGCGATGGGTGCCGCAATCAGTGTGGAGAATGGCTATGTAAAAGCTCAAGCGCCAAAAGGCGGCAAGCTATTAGGCTGTAATTTCTCATTTGATATGATTACCGTTGGCGGTACTGAAAACGTCATCATGGCAGCAGCATTGGCCAAAGGCACAACTGTCTTAGGCAACTGTGCTTTAGAGCCAGAAGTAGTAGATTTGGCCAATATGTTGGTTGCGATGGGTGCCAAAATAAGCGGTATCGGTACATCAACGATGACCATCGAAGGGGTAGAGCGTCTACACGGCTGTGAGTACTCAGTGGTCCCTGACCGTATTGAAACAGGCTCATACCTTGCTGGTGCCTTGATGACACGTGGCGATGTATTGACCAAAAAAACATCTGCTCTATTGTTGACGCCAGTGCTAGAGAAGTTCGAAGACATGGGTGCAACTATCACGAGTGGTGATGACTGGATTCGTGCGCAAATGAAAGGCCGCCCAAAGGCAGTTGATATTCGTACACAGCCACATCCTGGTTTTCCAACGGATATGCAAGCTCAGCTTATGGCTATTGCTTGCTTAGCTGACGGTACAAGTACTTTTATCGAAAACATTTTCGAAAACCGCTATATGCACGTACCAGAGCTCAATCGTTTGGGCGCGTCTATTCAGGTCGACGGTCACACTGCGGTAGTACGAGGTGTCGAAAACTTTACCGCAGCACCAGTGATGGCGACGGATTTACGCGCGTCTATGTCATTGGTAATGGCAGCGGCGACCGCTGAAGGCGAGAGCCTGATTGACCGTATTTACCACATCGATCGTGGTTATGAGCATGTTGAAGACAAGCTGCGTAGCTTAGGCGTGAACATTGAGCGTATTAATACCAACGCTTAA
- a CDS encoding BolA family protein — protein MSMNADDLIAFLQTHFPDAFIQAANQGNKFDVRVVDASFEGKRAVQRQQAVYALVNDKIASGDIHALNIQALTPAEWDAQSKG, from the coding sequence ATGAGCATGAACGCTGACGATTTGATCGCATTTTTACAGACTCACTTCCCAGACGCTTTTATTCAAGCTGCCAACCAAGGTAATAAGTTTGACGTACGCGTGGTCGATGCCAGCTTTGAAGGCAAACGCGCGGTTCAACGTCAGCAAGCAGTATATGCGTTAGTCAATGATAAGATTGCGAGTGGCGATATTCACGCACTTAATATCCAAGCACTGACGCCTGCTGAGTGGGACGCTCAATCAAAAGGCTAA
- a CDS encoding alpha/beta hydrolase — MKDSQANIQPNKETSVIGNVGIHNKPAHKKTRTLRLGGAAILALGSIALATQNAQALSPLAIVNGITSSGGVGVSKDILYGDQPSQDLDIYYPKPLAQAMKSQSAINTSYPMVVFVHGGSWESGNKEQYAFVGQSLAKAGYVTAVINYRKAPEHVYPDYVKDAAQAIAWSIENATSLHADPSRLAVMGHSAGAFNAVAAVANEDFLAPYGIKPTDIATVIGVAGPYSYDFRKFSSATAFGSNATPDQVMPDRQIKGAQPPYLLLTAEKDKIVHVTNTIKMTEAFKKAGVTVETGEIEGASHATSIGAMAPPLRWVNDVRAQVLTYLDKTLK; from the coding sequence ATGAAGGATTCACAGGCAAATATACAACCAAATAAAGAAACAAGCGTCATTGGTAATGTAGGCATACACAATAAACCTGCTCATAAGAAAACACGAACATTGAGACTTGGTGGTGCGGCAATATTGGCATTGGGCAGTATCGCGTTAGCCACGCAAAACGCACAGGCATTATCACCGTTGGCTATCGTCAATGGGATTACTTCTAGTGGTGGCGTTGGGGTAAGTAAGGATATCTTATACGGTGATCAGCCTTCACAAGACCTAGATATCTATTATCCAAAACCGCTAGCACAAGCAATGAAATCTCAAAGTGCTATTAATACCAGCTATCCTATGGTGGTATTTGTCCACGGCGGTTCATGGGAGAGCGGCAATAAAGAACAATACGCCTTTGTCGGTCAGAGCTTAGCCAAAGCAGGGTATGTCACCGCAGTGATTAATTACCGTAAAGCGCCTGAGCACGTCTATCCTGATTATGTCAAAGATGCAGCTCAGGCAATTGCTTGGAGTATTGAAAATGCGACCAGTCTCCATGCTGATCCGTCACGCCTAGCGGTGATGGGGCATTCTGCTGGCGCGTTTAATGCAGTAGCAGCCGTTGCCAACGAAGACTTTTTGGCACCTTATGGTATTAAGCCAACAGATATTGCAACCGTTATCGGAGTTGCAGGTCCTTATAGCTATGATTTCCGTAAGTTCAGTAGTGCAACGGCATTTGGCTCCAATGCTACGCCCGATCAGGTGATGCCAGATCGTCAGATTAAAGGTGCACAGCCGCCGTATTTATTATTAACCGCTGAAAAAGACAAAATTGTACATGTGACCAATACAATCAAAATGACAGAGGCATTTAAAAAAGCAGGCGTCACCGTTGAAACGGGCGAAATAGAAGGGGCTAGTCATGCAACCAGTATTGGTGCGATGGCACCGCCGCTGCGCTGGGTCAATGATGTACGTGCGCAAGTATTGACCTACTTGGATAAAACGCTCAAATAG
- a CDS encoding BON domain-containing protein, whose translation MTRMHLRTAIFGSPRRITTGIMIAACVVSTGCATNYLTNSTEGTYGVPMTERTIPQRLLDRSIEHTAKINVYGLKENLQQTSRMGIDSFNSEVLLTGEVPTETLKAEVEKVVSSMPDVRRVYNEMEVSASKGYSSTVHDGYITSKLLAKIAASDGVSASQIKAVTNNGVVYIMGRMTPTQQSHLIDIANGTVGVTELVLLTTVVDDRGVKINNDDIMYENNLANPAVAPAAQDTTISTATPIVITEEEATTTQPSSSPYIDLYQNQ comes from the coding sequence ATGACACGGATGCATTTGCGCACTGCTATTTTTGGTTCACCACGCCGTATTACGACTGGCATTATGATTGCTGCCTGCGTTGTCAGTACAGGTTGTGCCACCAACTATCTGACCAACAGTACAGAAGGGACTTACGGCGTGCCAATGACTGAGCGCACGATTCCGCAGCGTCTGCTCGATCGTAGTATTGAACATACTGCCAAAATCAATGTATACGGGTTAAAAGAAAACCTGCAGCAAACCAGCCGTATGGGTATCGATAGCTTCAATAGCGAAGTACTGCTCACAGGTGAAGTGCCAACTGAAACGCTCAAAGCAGAAGTAGAGAAAGTCGTTAGTTCTATGCCAGATGTACGCCGTGTCTACAATGAGATGGAAGTGAGTGCATCAAAAGGGTATAGCTCGACGGTTCATGATGGCTATATCACTTCAAAGCTGCTGGCCAAAATAGCTGCTAGCGATGGTGTGAGTGCCTCACAAATTAAAGCCGTTACTAATAATGGCGTGGTCTACATTATGGGCCGTATGACACCCACTCAGCAGAGTCATCTGATTGATATCGCTAATGGCACCGTTGGGGTCACTGAGTTGGTATTGCTGACAACTGTCGTTGACGATAGAGGGGTCAAAATAAATAATGATGACATCATGTATGAGAATAATTTGGCCAATCCTGCAGTAGCGCCAGCTGCTCAAGATACTACTATCAGTACGGCAACGCCTATTGTCATAACGGAAGAAGAGGCTACTACTACGCAGCCGTCTTCAAGCCCTTATATTGACCTTTATCAGAATCAGTAA
- a CDS encoding YraN family protein, with amino-acid sequence MLCYDNSQMLIRPINLMPNHKPLILTSPKQRQGSLFEQQACEYLQAQGLRLVAQNWQQPKVGELDLVMIETGSAWSALVFIEVRQRKSSNYGDAALSVTASKQRKVIKTAQSFLQQYPEYAHYDCRFDVIAYNTMNELSLKDEQLDNQPEWIQNAFIASAW; translated from the coding sequence ATGTTGTGCTATGATAATTCTCAAATGTTAATCAGACCAATTAACCTTATGCCTAATCATAAGCCCTTAATCTTAACCTCACCAAAACAACGCCAAGGCAGCCTGTTTGAGCAGCAGGCGTGTGAGTATTTACAAGCGCAAGGGTTGAGGTTGGTTGCGCAAAATTGGCAACAGCCAAAAGTAGGTGAGCTGGATCTGGTCATGATTGAGACAGGTTCAGCATGGTCAGCACTAGTATTTATTGAAGTTCGCCAGCGCAAGTCCTCGAATTATGGCGATGCAGCACTCAGTGTGACAGCCAGCAAACAGCGTAAAGTTATTAAGACAGCGCAGTCCTTTTTGCAGCAGTATCCTGAATATGCTCATTATGATTGCCGCTTTGATGTCATTGCTTACAACACAATGAATGAGTTGAGTCTAAAAGATGAGCAGTTAGACAATCAACCAGAATGGATTCAAAATGCTTTTATAGCCAGTGCTTGGTAA
- the rsmI gene encoding 16S rRNA (cytidine(1402)-2'-O)-methyltransferase, translated as MSTPTAMPACLYIVATPIGNMSDMTSHAIDVLKQVAIIACEDTRTSGKLLSHFGIDTKGSKGDETKDSETRPAKSSVEDDDTTTKQKGHNKLWAYHEHNSAIQTPKIIEMIEQGHSVALISDAGTPLVSDPGYQLVQAAHEAGVTVSPIVGASAAIGALSVAGLPSDRFSFIGFLPAKTHGRQKQLSDLIARTETLIFYEAPHRIVASLEDMATIFGADRAVTFCRELTKTFETVHKSTLGELVEFVKADDNQQRGEIVVVVAGVGVAKDTDDISTHDKLLQRLLEDLSVKKAAALASDITGVKKNALYQRLLELQAD; from the coding sequence ATGTCTACCCCTACTGCGATGCCAGCTTGTCTCTATATCGTTGCCACGCCGATTGGCAATATGTCCGACATGACATCGCACGCAATTGATGTCTTAAAGCAGGTCGCCATTATTGCCTGCGAAGACACCCGCACCTCAGGTAAACTACTGTCACATTTTGGCATCGATACCAAAGGCAGCAAAGGTGACGAGACAAAAGACTCAGAGACTCGTCCTGCCAAAAGTAGTGTCGAAGATGATGATACGACGACAAAGCAAAAAGGTCACAATAAGCTATGGGCCTATCATGAACACAATAGCGCCATTCAAACGCCCAAAATTATTGAAATGATTGAGCAAGGTCATTCGGTTGCCTTGATTAGTGATGCAGGTACACCTCTAGTCAGCGATCCAGGTTATCAACTGGTGCAAGCCGCGCATGAAGCTGGCGTGACCGTATCACCTATCGTTGGAGCTTCTGCTGCAATTGGCGCATTGTCAGTAGCAGGGTTACCATCTGATCGATTTAGCTTTATTGGGTTTTTGCCCGCCAAAACACATGGTCGTCAAAAACAGCTGAGCGATCTAATCGCACGTACCGAAACTTTAATCTTTTATGAAGCGCCGCATCGCATCGTAGCTAGTCTAGAAGACATGGCAACGATATTTGGTGCAGACCGCGCAGTGACTTTTTGTCGGGAATTAACTAAGACGTTTGAGACGGTACATAAGAGCACCCTTGGCGAGTTGGTTGAATTTGTCAAAGCAGATGACAATCAACAACGCGGTGAGATAGTCGTGGTGGTCGCTGGCGTCGGTGTGGCAAAAGACACTGACGACATCAGTACGCATGATAAATTGCTACAGCGTTTGTTGGAGGATTTGTCAGTCAAAAAAGCAGCCGCACTGGCCTCTGACATCACTGGTGTAAAGAAAAATGCACTTTATCAGCGTCTACTAGAGTTGCAAGCAGACTAG
- a CDS encoding adenosine kinase, which yields MYDVMAIGNALVDHEYVLSDAALEETELTKGNMTLAEFEEQQQLLAYFKLAEIEPSKQAGGGSAANTMFTFASLGGKPFYACRVGDDDQGAFYLRDLHEAGVATSDKSIHEGGVTGSCVVAVTEDGERTMQTYLGTSSEIAADNVDFDALTQADWLYIEGYLAMSESIQPAMTQLRQQAGIHNAKIAVSFADPAVVKFAKDGLLNMLGNKVAVIFCNSEEARLFTDKKQVKAAARALLEYCQIAVVTDGANGAVIAHQPNDEAEVEVHDVATPAVANVIDTNGAGDNYAGAFLYALSQQYSLPECGRLASEISAQVIQQFGPRLASHDYRDIAQRVLSA from the coding sequence ATGTACGATGTAATGGCAATAGGTAATGCGTTGGTTGATCATGAATATGTGCTGTCAGATGCGGCACTAGAAGAGACCGAGTTGACCAAAGGTAATATGACGCTGGCAGAGTTTGAAGAGCAGCAGCAACTACTGGCTTACTTTAAACTGGCTGAGATTGAGCCATCAAAACAAGCAGGCGGCGGATCTGCAGCCAACACCATGTTTACCTTTGCCAGCTTAGGCGGTAAGCCTTTTTATGCTTGCCGCGTCGGTGATGATGATCAAGGGGCGTTTTACCTCAGAGACTTGCATGAAGCAGGTGTCGCGACCTCAGACAAATCTATTCATGAAGGCGGTGTGACCGGCTCATGTGTGGTTGCCGTTACCGAAGATGGCGAACGCACCATGCAGACTTATCTTGGTACCTCAAGTGAGATTGCCGCTGACAATGTTGATTTTGACGCATTGACACAAGCAGATTGGCTATATATCGAAGGCTATCTGGCGATGTCTGAGAGTATCCAACCAGCGATGACTCAATTACGTCAACAAGCCGGTATTCATAATGCAAAAATAGCAGTGAGCTTTGCTGACCCTGCAGTAGTAAAATTTGCCAAAGATGGTTTGCTTAATATGCTCGGCAATAAAGTCGCAGTGATATTCTGTAATAGCGAAGAAGCTAGACTGTTTACAGATAAAAAACAAGTCAAAGCAGCGGCGCGTGCCCTGCTTGAATATTGCCAAATTGCTGTCGTCACTGATGGTGCCAACGGTGCGGTCATCGCGCACCAGCCTAATGACGAGGCAGAAGTTGAAGTGCATGACGTTGCCACACCAGCAGTGGCCAATGTCATCGATACCAACGGTGCAGGTGATAACTACGCTGGTGCTTTCTTATATGCATTATCGCAGCAGTATAGTCTGCCAGAATGCGGTCGTCTTGCCAGCGAAATATCAGCACAAGTTATTCAGCAGTTTGGACCGCGTCTTGCCTCGCACGATTATCGAGATATCGCGCAGCGTGTACTGTCTGCTTAA
- a CDS encoding O-acetylhomoserine aminocarboxypropyltransferase/cysteine synthase family protein, whose translation MSDGSADQQTAQQSVTPQRLETLAIHAGYSVEPTTKAVAVPIYHTSSYAFDNTQHGADLFDLKVAGNIYTRIMNPTNAVLEERVAALEGGIGALAVASGMAAITYAIQTICEAGDNIVAVSTLYGGTYNLFAHALPRQGIEVRFFDHKDPEAIRDLIDDKTKMVFAESIGNPLGNIVDIQALSNVAHEYGVPVVIDNTVATPAICRPFEFGADIVIHSLTKYMSGTGTSIGGAIVDSGKFAWGDYPERFPLLNTPDHSYHGVNFVKDVGAPAFIARARVAPLRNTGAALSPLNAFGILQGMETLSLRMERHGQNAQAVAEYLRDHDKVAWVKYAGLSDHPEHELAKKYMKGTPSAILTFGVKGGLEAGARFIDALQLITRLVNIGDAKSLACHPATTTHRQLNEQELENAGVSTDMVRLSIGIEHIEDIKADLAQALASA comes from the coding sequence ATGAGTGACGGATCAGCAGACCAGCAAACAGCCCAACAATCAGTAACCCCTCAACGTCTTGAGACCTTAGCGATTCATGCTGGCTATAGTGTAGAGCCAACGACCAAAGCAGTCGCCGTGCCTATTTATCATACCAGTTCATATGCGTTTGATAATACTCAGCATGGTGCAGATCTGTTTGATTTAAAAGTCGCAGGCAACATCTATACTCGTATCATGAATCCAACCAACGCGGTGCTAGAAGAGCGTGTAGCTGCGTTAGAAGGCGGTATTGGTGCGCTTGCCGTAGCTTCTGGTATGGCTGCCATTACTTATGCGATTCAGACCATTTGTGAAGCAGGCGACAATATCGTCGCTGTATCAACGCTATATGGCGGTACTTACAATTTGTTTGCCCATGCATTGCCGCGTCAAGGTATCGAAGTGCGCTTCTTTGATCATAAAGACCCAGAAGCCATTCGTGATCTAATCGATGATAAGACTAAAATGGTGTTTGCAGAGAGTATCGGTAACCCACTAGGTAATATCGTCGATATTCAAGCGCTTAGTAATGTCGCTCACGAATACGGTGTGCCTGTCGTGATTGATAATACGGTGGCGACGCCTGCGATATGCCGTCCATTTGAGTTCGGTGCAGATATCGTGATTCACTCATTGACCAAGTATATGAGTGGAACGGGTACATCAATTGGTGGTGCGATTGTTGATAGCGGTAAGTTTGCTTGGGGTGATTATCCTGAGCGTTTTCCACTGTTGAATACGCCAGATCACAGCTATCATGGAGTAAACTTCGTCAAAGATGTAGGCGCACCAGCCTTTATCGCCCGTGCCCGCGTTGCGCCACTACGTAATACTGGGGCAGCACTTAGCCCGCTAAATGCCTTTGGCATCTTGCAAGGTATGGAGACGCTGAGCTTACGTATGGAGCGTCATGGGCAGAACGCACAAGCCGTCGCAGAATATTTGCGTGACCATGACAAAGTTGCGTGGGTGAAATATGCAGGTCTGTCTGACCATCCTGAGCACGAGCTTGCCAAAAAATATATGAAGGGCACGCCTTCTGCTATTTTGACCTTTGGTGTTAAAGGTGGCCTCGAAGCAGGAGCGCGCTTTATCGATGCGCTGCAACTGATTACTCGTCTGGTAAATATTGGTGATGCGAAGTCACTAGCATGCCATCCAGCGACGACCACGCATCGTCAGTTAAATGAGCAAGAGCTAGAAAATGCAGGCGTCAGTACGGACATGGTACGACTGTCGATTGGTATCGAACATATCGAAGACATCAAAGCCGATCTTGCCCAAGCATTAGCTTCTGCTTAA